The sequence below is a genomic window from Longimicrobiaceae bacterium.
TCCATGCCCAGGATGGCGATGATGTCCTGCAGCTCCTTGTAGCGCTGGAGGATGCGCTGCACCGAGGTGGCCACGTCGTAGTGCCGCTGGCCCACGTACTGGGGGTCCATGATGCGGCTGGTGGAGTCGAGCGGGTCCACCGCCGGGTAGATGCCCAGCTCCGAGATGGCGCGCGAGAGCACCGTCGTGGCGTCCAGGTGGGCGAAGGCCGTCGCGGGCGCCGGGTCGGTGAGGTCGTCGGCCGGCACGTAGATGGCCTGCACCGAGGTGATGGAGCCGTTGCGGGTGGAAGTGATCCGCTCCTGCAGCTGGCCCATCTCGGTGGCCAGCGTGGGCTGGTAGCCCACGGCGCTGGGCATGCGGCCCAGGAGCGCCGACACCTCGGAGCCCGCCTGCGTGAAGCGGAAGATGTTGTCCACGAAGAAGAGCACGTCCTGGTTCTCCACGTCGCGGAAGTACTCCGCCACGGTGAGGCCCGTGAGCGCCACGCGCAGGCGGGCGCCCGGCGGCTCGTTCATCTGGCCGTACACGAGGGCCACCGAGCTCTCGGCCAGGTTCTCCTCGTTGATCAGCTTGCTCTCGATGAACTCGAGCCACAGGTCGGTGCCCTCGCGGGTCCGCTCGCCCACGCCCGCGAACACCGAGCGGCCGCCGTGGCCCATGGCGATGTTGTGGATGAGCTCCTGGATGACCACCGTCTTGCCCACGCCGGCGCCGCCGAAGAGGCCGATCTTGCCGCCCTTCACGTACGGGGTGAGCAGGTCCACCACCTTGATGCCCGTCTCCAGGATCTCGGCCTTGCTCTCGAGGTCCACGAACTTGGGCGCCTCGCGGTGGATGGCCCAGCGCAGCGCGCCGGCCGGCATGGCGCCGCGCTCGTCAACCGGCTCGCCGAGGACGTTGAGGATGCGGCCCAGGGCGTTGGCGCCCACCGGCACGGTGATGCTGCTGCCGCTGTCCACCACCTCCATGCCGCGCACCACGCCGTCGGTGGCGCTCATGGCCACCGCGCGCACCTGGTTGCGGCCGATGTGCTGCTGCACCTCGAGCGTCACGTCGATGGCCGCCCGCCCCTCGGCGGCCGGGTAGGCGATGCGCACGGCGTTGTAGATGTCGGGCAGGGTCTCGAACTCGGCGTCGATCACGGGTCCGATGACCTGGACCACCTTGCCGACGTTCGCGGCGCCGGCCGGGACGGTGGCCTTCTCGGGGGCAATGGCTGCCATCTATCTGTCTCCTTGTCGGTGTTCCGTCGCTAATCCAGCGCCGCAGCGCCGCCGACGATCTCGGCGATCTCCTGCGTGATGGCGGCCTGCCGGACCCGGTTGTAGGTCCGCGTCAGGGCTTCGAGCATGTCGCCCGCGTTGTCCGTGGCGTTCTTCATGGCCGTGCGCTGCGAGCCCTGGAAGCCCGCCGCGCTCTCCACCAGCGCGCGGTACACGCTGTTGCGCACGTACAGCGGCAGGATGGCGCCAAGGATCTCGTCGGCGCCGGGCTCCAGCACGTAGTCGACCGCCGGGCCCTTCTCGGCCCCTTCCGGCGTCTGCACCGGGAGGAGCTGGAGGGTGGTGGGTGGGGTGCTGAGCGCCGAGTTGAACTTGGCGTACACCAGGTGCACCGCGTCCAGCTCGCCGCGGGCGAACTCGTCCATGAGCGTGCCCACGATGCGCTCGGCGTCGGCGGCGCCGGGGCGGTCGCCGATGTCGGTGATCTGGGTGCGCATGGGCTCGCCCAGGAAGCGGAAGAAGGAGACGCCCTTCTTGCCCGCCACGTGCAGCTCGGTGTGGGCGCCGCTCGCGCGCAGGTCGCGCAGCAGGCCGCGCGCTTCCTTGATCAGGTTGGTGTTGAAGGCGCCGGCCAGGCCGCGGTTGGCGGTGAGCAGCACCACCGCGGCGCGGCCCACCGTCTCCGGCTGCCGCAGCAGCGGGTAGCGCGCCGCCAGCTCCGGGGTGAGGATGCGGCGGATCACCTCGGTCAGCTTCTCGGCGTACGGGCGCGCCGCCTCCACGCGGTCCTGCGCGCGCTTCAGCTTGGACGTGGCCACCATCTCCATCGTCCGCGTGATCTTGCGCGTGTTCTGGACCGAGCGGATCCGGCCCTTCAGTTCTCTGGCCTTGGCCATGTCGTCTCGCTAGTTGTGCGGGCGGACGCTGCTCAGTAGCTCTGGCGGGCGCCGGCGGCGTTCGCCTCGGGGCGCTGGGCCAGCTGCAGCTGCTCGTCCGACATGTGGCGGTCGGCGTCGGTCTCGTTCAGGATCGCCGAGTTCGCGTAGGTGTCGGTGCCCACCGGCGAGTGCGGGTCGGCGAAGAGCTGGGCGTAGTGCTTGATGGCCTCCACCAGCGCCTTCTCGGTGTCGGCGCTCAGGTCCTTCGCGTCGCGGATGGCGGCCAGGACCTGGGGGTGCTGCGCGCGCAGGTAGACGTGGAAGTCGCGCTCCCACACCCGGATCTGCGCCACGTCCACCTCGTCGAGGTAGCCGTTGGTCAGCGCGTAGATGATCGCGACCTGGTGCTCGACCGGCATGGGCGAGTACTGCGGCTGCTTCAGCACCTCGACCGAGCGGGCGCCGCGCGCCAGCTGGCGCTGCGTGACGGCGTCGAGCTCGGAGCCGAAGGCGGCGAACGCCTCGAGCTCGCGGTACTGCGCCAGCTCGCCCTTGAGCTTGCCGGCCACCTTCTTCATCGCCTTGACCTGCGCCGCGCCGCCCACGCGCGACACCGAGATGCCCACGTTCACCGCCGGCCGCACGCCCGAGTAGAAGAGGTTCGACTCGAGGAAGATCTGGCCGTCGGTGATGGAGATCACGTTGGTCGGGATGTACGCCGACACGTCGCCGGCCTGCGTCTCGATGATGGGGAGCGCGGTCAGCGACCCGCCGCCCATCTCGTCCGAGAGCTTGGCCGCGCGCTCCAGCAGGCGCGAGTGCAGGTAGAACACGTCGCCCGGGTACGCCTCGCGGCCCGGCGGGCGGCGCAGGACGAGCGACATCTGGCGGTACGCCACGGCCTGCTTGGAGAGGTCGTCGTACACGCAGAGCGTCGCCTTGCCCTTGCCGGCCTCGTCCTTCGTGTACATGAAGTACTCGGCCAGCGCGGTGCCCGAGTACGGCGCGATGTACTGGATCGCGGCCGAGTCCGAGGCCGAGGCGGCGACGATGATGGTGTAGCCCATGGCGCCGGCGTCGGTCAGGCGCTGCACCACGCCCGCGATGGTCGAGTTCTTCTGGCCGATGGCCACGTACACGCAGACGACGTCGTTGCCCTTCTGGTTGATGATCGCGTCCACCGCGATCGCCGTCTTGCCCGTGCCGCGGTCGCCGATGATCAGCTCGCGCTGGCCGCGCCCGATGGGGATCAGGGCGTCGATGGCCTTGATGCCCGTCTGCATGGGCTCCTTCACCGGCTGCCGCAGCACGATGCCGGGCGCCACGATGTCCACCTGGCGGCGGCCCGCGGGGTGGATGGGGCCCTTGCCGTCGACCGGCTCGCCCAGCGGGTTGACCACGCGGCCCAGGAACTCGGGGCCCACGGGGATGTCGAGCACGCGCGTGGTGCGGCGCACCTGGTCGCCCTCCTGGATCCCCGTCCAGTCGCCGAGGATCACGGCGCCGATGTTGTCCTCTTCCAGATTGAGCGCCAGCGCGGTGACCACGGCGCCGGTGTGGCGGGCGGTGATCTCGAGCATCTCGCTGGCCATGGTGCCCATGAGGCCGTAGATGCGGGCGATGCCGTCCTTGACCTCGAGGATCTCGCCGATCTGCTCGCCGCGGAGGTCCTCGCGGTAGTGCTCGATCTCGCCGAGCAGGACGCTCTTGATCTCGCTGGCGCGGAGCTGGGTGTCAGCCATCTTGTATGTCCTTTCCCTTCCAGCGGGCGCTGGTGGTTGCTTGCCGTGGTTCTAGTACCGCGAGGCCGGCGCGGGGCGCCGCCCTGGAAAACTTCGCTTGCGCCGGGGCGTCAGACCGCGGCGGCGTGCTGCGGCAGCTCGGCGGCCAGCATGCGGCGGCGCAGCTCCTGCGCGCGGCGCCGCACCGACCCGTCGAGCACCTGGTCGCCCACGCGCACGACCACTCCCCCCACCAGCTCCTCGTCCATCGTGAAGGTGGGCACCACGGCCACGCCCAGCTTGGCCTCGAGCGCCCGGCGGATCTCGCCCTGCAGCGCCTCGTCGGCCGGGGCGGCGAGCGTCACCGACACGCGGGTGCGGCCTTCCAGCCGGTCCACCAGGTCCGAGTACGCGTCGGCGATGTCGGGCAGCAGCGCCTGGCGGCGCTTGTCTACCACGATCTCCACGAAGCGCACGAACAGCTCGGGGGCGCGGCCCTCCAGCGCGGCCCGCAGCGCCTTGCGCTTGGCGGCGGGGGCGATGCGGGGCGTCTCCAGGAAGCCGCGCACCTCGGGCTCGGCGCGCAGCAGCGCGGCCAGCCCCGTCGCGGCCTCGAGGAAGGCGTCCACGGTGGCCCGCCCGCCGTTGCGCTCGGCCAGCGCGAGCAGCGTCCCGGCGTAGCTGCGGGCGACGATCTGCGAGCGCACGGCTCAGGCCCCCGTCGCGGCGGGAAGCCGCTCGACCTGCACCTGGCCCAGGTAGTCCAGCACCATGCGGCGGTTGTCCTCGGTGGCCAGGCTGCGGCGAACCAGCTTCTCGGCGGCGGCCATCGCCAGGTCCACGGCGTCGCGGCGCACGGCCTCGAGCGCATTCTGGCGCTCGGACTCGATGTCGCGGTGCGCGCGGGCCATCAGCTCCTCGCGGTCACGGTGCGCGGCGGCCACGATCTCCTCGCGCACGCGCTCGCCCACCGCGCGGCCCTCGGCGATCGCGTCCTGCGTGCGCTGCCGCGTCTCCTCGAGCAGGCGCTCCTGCTCCTCGCGCAGGCGGGCGGCCTCGGCGCGGTCGCGCTCGGTGGCCTCGGCCAGCTCGCGGATGTGCGCCTCGCGCGCGTCCACGGCGCCCAGGATCGCCGGGTAGGCCGTCCAGTAGAGGATGGCCAGGACGAGCACGAAGATGACGATCGTCCAGATCATCAGGCCGAAGCTCGGGTCGAGCAGGCCGCGCTCCTGCGCGTGCAGCGGGGCGGCGGAGCCGAGGACCAGGGCGGTGAGAACCGCGAGATAGCGACGCATCGGTTTCTGTCGAGTAAGAAGGTAGTCCCGGACGCGGCGGGGATGGTCCCCGCCGCGTCCGTATCGCTGTCCTAGTGCGTGACCGCTTTCAGGATGCCGCTCTGGATCAGGAACGTCACCACGATGGCGAAGAGGGCCGCGCCCTCCACGAGGGCCGCGAGGATCAGGCCGCCCGTCTGGATCTGGCCGGCGATCTCGGGCTGGCGGGCCATACCCTGCATGGCGCCCGACCCGATGAGGCCGATGCCGATGCCGGCACCGATGACGGCCAGGCCGGCGCCGAGGGCGGCGCCCATCAGGCCGTTGCTGAGGAACATGTTCGCAGTCTGCATGAAAGTCTCTCCGGACGGTGTGCGATGGTTCGTTTCGGGCACTGCTCCGGCCCCTCGTGGGACCCGGGCGCTTCCTCGGCGGCGTGCCGCCCGCGCCCTCCCCGGGAGCCCAGCCCCGGGTACTGTGCGACGGGGGCGAGCACTCCCCGCCGGCGCGGCGCTCGGGGCGGCCGCGCGTGCCCTGCCATCCATCTCAGTGGTGCGCGTGCCGCATCATCCCGATGAACACGCTGGCCAGCAGGGCGAAGATGAACGCCTGCAGGAAGCCCACGAAGATCTCCAGGAAGTTGAGCGCGATCGCCATCAGCAGCGGCGGCCCCGCCAGCCAGAGGCTCTGGAAGACGAAGATCAGCGAGATGATCGCCAGCAGCACCACGTGCCCCGCGACCATGTTCGCCATGAGGCGGATGGCCAGCGCGAAGGGCTTGGTGATCTTGCTCACCACCTCGACCGGGGTCATGATGAAGAACATGAGCACCCGCATGGGGAGCGCCAGGTCCTTGTTCCAGTAGAAGATGGTGCCCAGGTACGCGGTCCCCATCGCCATCATGCCGGTGACCTCGATGATGATGAAGGTCATGATCGCCAGCGCCGCGGTGACCGACACGTTGGCCGTGGCGGTCGACCCGCCGGGCACCAGGCCCAGCAGGTTGGCGAAGAGCACGAAGAAGAAGAGCGTGACGATGAAGGGCGCGTACTTCTCGCCGTGGTCGATGTTGCGCATCACCACGTCGTTGCGGATGAAGAGCACCAGCGCCTCGAGCGCGTTGTGCCGGCGGCCCTGCGTGCGGCCGGCCGGCGCGCGGCGCGCGGCCGCGGCGGCCATCGACACCAGCAGGATCGTGAGCAGGCCCGCGACGCCCAGGTACACCACGTGCCGTGTGGGCGTCATGTCGATGGAGCCGACCATCCAGGACCCCGGCGCCGGCAGCTCGTAGTGCCCGTGCGTGAACGGGATCTCGACCTCGCGCGAGTCGAGGATGTGCTCCATGAAGTCGACCTCGTCCTTCTTCCCGTGCTCGGCGCCCTCGGCGTGCAGCTCGCGCTCGGCTGTGGTGGCGCGGTGCTCCGCGGCGGGAGCCTCCTGCGCCTGGGCGAGCGTGGCGACGGGCGCCGGCGTCTGCGCGGCGGCCGTCTGCGGGGCGCCCGCGAGGGCGAACAGGATGGCGATGCTAGCGATCATCAGAGCTTCTTCTTGTGGTCGGCCGCCAGGAGCACCGGCTCCAGCAGCGTTGTCACGAACAGGACCGTCACCATGGAGAAGAGCGTGGGCGCCGCGGGAAGCCCCGCCGCCGGCAGCACCAGCAGCGCCGTGAGCACCACCAGCGCCAGCCGCCCCATCATCCCCACCCCGTAAACCAGCAGCCCCTTGCCGGGGAAGAGCGCCGTGAGCACGGCGAACGCCACCACCTGGAACACGCATCCCAGCGCCGCTCCCGCCATCACCCCGCCGAAGCCCGAGGGGGCCGCCATGACGCGCCCGGCGAGCACCACCACCACCGCCACCGCCACGCACCAGGCCGCGAACATCGCGTCGCGGCGGATCACTTACGCCCTCCGCCGCGGGGAGTCAGGCGGGTGTAGATGGACCAGAAGCTGGCGCCGAAGCCCAGGAACACGCCCAGCAGCAGGAGCCAGGGCGCGGTGCCCAGCCGGGCGTCCAGCCACTGGCCGCCGAAGAGGCCGGCCAGGATGCACCCCACCAGCTGGAAGCCCGCTCCCATCATCTCGCCGCCGCCCGGGCCCTGCCCCGGAGACCTGGGCGGGCGCGTGGGATCTGGTGCCATTTGCGCCTTCGCGGAACGGGTGCCGGGCTTGATGGTGCCCAATATAGGAGCTTGTGAAATTTTTCGCAAGCTCGTGCGCGGACAGTCCGGCGGGGTTGCTTGACGCTGCCGTTTTGGGGCCTCTATCTTGCGTTTTCCAGCCGCCGCCGCGCCTTCCGCAGCGGCCCGGGACCACCCGCCGCCGGGGCTCCACGCATGCGCAAGCCCGCTCTTCCCCTCCTTCTCGGAGCGTTCCTCATGGCCTCGCTCGCCGGCTGCGACCCGCCCGCTCCCGGCCCCGAGCCCGCAGGCGCGCCCGCCGCCTCGGCCCCGGGCCTGGCGACCTCCATCCAGGTGAAGACCTTCCCCGACAGCGTAAGCTTCGTGCTGAGCGCCACCAACACGGGCGCCGAGCCGGTCGCGCTCACCTTCCCCAGCGGGCAGAGCTTCGACTTCACCGTGCTGCAGGGCGAGCGCGAGGTGTGGAGCTGGGCCCGCGGGCGCATGTTCACGCAGGCGGTGCGCAGCGAGATGCTGGCGCCGGGCGAGACGCGCTCGTGGGAGGCGTCGTGGCGGCCGGAGCCGGGGCTGCGCGGCCGCCTGACGGCGCGCGGCCGGCTTACCGCCCTGGGCGTCTCGGCCGAGCGGTCTACCTACTTCGACCTTCCCTGAACGCGCCGGCCGTGAGCCGCGACCCGGCGCGCCCGCTCGTCGCCCCGTGACGCCGCCCGACGACGGGGCCGCGCCCGGCGGGCTGCGCGCTCTTCTGGGGCGCCTGGGCCGCCGCGCGACCGACGCCGTGGCGGGCGACGAGGGGCAGATCGTGGCCCCGTCCGACCGGCCGCTCGACGAGCACCGCCGCCAGATCATAGACCGGGTGCTGCACCTGGACGAGGCCCGCGCGTGGGACGTGATGACGCCGCGCGTGGACGTCTTCGCCTGGCCCGCGCGGCTCACGCTGGCCGAGATCGCGCCGCAGCTGGGCACCGTGCGCTACTCGCGCATCCCCGTGTACGGCGACACCATCGACGACGTGGTGGGCGTCCTCTACGTCCGGGACGCGTACGGCGCCCTCATCTCCGGGCAGCGCGACGTGCCGCTGGGCGAGCTGGCCCGCGAGCCCTTCCTGGTGCCCGGCAGCATCCCGCTCATGAAGCTGCTGCGCGACTTCCAGGCGCGCCGCATCCACCTGGGCGTGGTGATCGACGAGTACGGCGGCACCGACGGGCTGGTCACGCTGGAAGACATCCTCGAGGAGATGGTGGGCGAGATCGTGGACGAGACCGACGTGGAGGAGCAGCCCATCGTGCGCGTGGGGCGCAACGAGGTGGCGGTGGAGGGCTACGCGGACCTGCGCGAGATCAACCACTTCTTCAACACCAGCTTCCCGCAGCTGGAGCACCGCTCGTTCAACGGCTACGTGCTGGACGAGCTGGGCCACGTGCCCCGCGCGGGCGACGAGCTGGTGCGCGAGGGCATCCGCATCCGCATCGTGGACGCGTCGGACACGCAGGTGCTGCGCGCGCACCTCTTCCGCGACCACCCGGCGGAGGACGCTGAGTTGGGAGATGCGGATTCGGGAGATGCGAACCACGGCGGGCCGGCAGATGGAGCGACGTCCGCCGAGAACATCGGGAAGAAGCGGAGTGGCCGTGGCGCGCACTGATCCACCGACGATATCGGACGTGGTCTCCGCCGCGCGCCGGCTGCGCGGCGTCGTTCGGCGGACGCCGCTGGAGCGCTCGGCCGCGCTGTCGGAGATCGCGGGCTGCGACGTGTGGCTGAAGATGGAGGGGATGCAGCGCACCGGCTCGTTCAAGCTGCGCGGCTCGTACAACGCCGTCGCGCTTCTTTCGGCGGAAGAGAGGGCGCGGGGGCTGGTGTCGGCGTCCGCCGGAAACCACGGGATGGGGCTGGCGCTGGCGGCGTCTTCCCTCGGCGCCCGCGCCACCGTCTTCGTGCCGGAGGACGCGCCGGAGACCAAGCGGCGCCGCATCGCCCGCTGCGGGGCGGAGCTGCGCACCGTGCGCGGCGGGTACGACGACGCGCACCACGCGGCAGAGGAGCACGCGCGCTCGGCCGGCGCGACATTCGTGAACGCGTACAGCGACCCGGACGTGGTCGCCGGCCACGGCACGGTGGGACTGGAGGTGTTCGAGGAGCTGCCGTCCGTGCGCACGCTGCTCCTCCCCGTGGGCGGCGGCGGGCTGATCGGCGGCGTAGGGCTGGCCGCGCGCGCGCTCGGCCCGGGCGTGCGCGTGGTGGGCGTGCAGAGCGAGGAGACGTCGGCCATGCACGCGTCCCTCGCCGCCGGTCATCTCACGATCCCGCCCATGGGGCCCACGCTGTGCGAGGGGCTTTCGGGCGAGACGGACCAGCGCAGCCTGGACCTCGTCCGCCATGTGGTGGACGACGTCGTGCTGGTGAGCGAGGCCGCGGTGCGCCGCGCCATCCGCTGGCTGTACGTGGAAGAAGGGATCGTGGCGGAAGGATCGTCCGCGACGGTGGCGGCGGCGCTGCTGGAAGGCGTGGCCGCCAATCTCGCCGGGCCCGTGGCCGCGGTGCTCACCGGAAGCAACATCGACGCTCCGCGCCTGGCGGAGATCCTATCGGAATGACGTGATGGCGACGATACTACCGTTCGCGGGAATCCGGCCCCGCATCCACCCCACCGCCTTCATCGCCCCCACCGCCACGGTGATCGGCAACGTGACGGTGGAAGCGGAGGCGAGCGTGTGGTTCGGCGCCGTGATCCGCGGCGACGAGCCGGAGCACGAGATCCGGGTGGGCGCCCGCACCAGCATCCAGGACAACGTGGTCCTGCACGTCAGCCAGCGCGGGCCCACCATCATCGGGCCCGAGGTGACGGTGGGGCACGGCGCCATCCTGGAGAGCTGCGTGGTGGGCCGGGGCGCGCTGATCGGGATGAACGCGACCGTGCTCCAGGGCGCCGAGGTGGGCGAGCAGGCGCTGATCGCCGCTGGCGCCACGGTGGGCGACGGCGCCAGCATCCCCCCGCGCACCATGGCCGCGGGTACGCCCGCGCGGGTCAAGAAGGAGCTGGAGGGCGAGTCGCTGGGCTGGATCCTCAACAGCGCCGGCCACTACGTCGACCTGTCGCGCCAATACCTGCGCGAGGGCATCGGACGCGTGGACGGGTGGACGGACGAGGAGTGAGCGGATGCAGCTTCTGCCTGGCGGTTGAAACCGCGGCAACGACTGCGCAAAGTCCCCCTGCGGGGACTAACCCCGAGGCTCTATCCGCGCTGAGGTGCGGGCACGCAGCGAAGCCCAACCCTCTCCCGCTGGCGGGGGAGGGTGCGAGCCTAAGCGAGCGGGAGGGGGCATTTCCGAGCTCGCGACCGACAAACGATGAGCGGCGGGCAGAATGACGGCGAGAAAGATTTCCGACGAATGCGCGCGGCGCGACCTGACAAACGGCCGGGAGGGGGACGAGGGATGACCGACGGAAGCATGGGAGAGCTCCTGCGCACGCTTTGCGACCTCCCGGGGCCCACCGGCCAGGAGGAGGCGGTGACCGACTGGGTCGCGCGGGACTGGGAGGGGCGCGGGGAGATAACGCGCACCCCTGTCGGCAACCTGCTGCTGCACCTGCCCGGCCCGGGCCCCCGCGTGCTGATGGCCGCGCATGCCGACGAGCTGTCGCTGATCGTGCGCTCCATCACCCCCGAGGGCTTCCTGCACGTGCTGCCCGGCGAGCGCGACCACTTCGCGGGGCCCGCGTTCCTCGGCGCGCCGCTCCGCATCCTTGCAGACGGCGGCCCTGTCCCCGGCGTGTTCGCCACGACCACCGGGCACGCGCTCACCGCGGAGCAGAAGGAGAAGAACCGCCTGTCGTGGGACGACGTGTTCGTGGACTGCGGCATGACGGCGCCAGAGGTGGCGGCGGCCGGCATCCGCATCGGGACGCGGATGGTGTGGGACCCCGGGACCCGGAAGGTGGGGCGGCTGCTGATGGGCAAGGCGATGGACGATCGCCTGGGCGTGGCCGTGCTGGTGGAGGTCGCCCGCCGCGTGGACCCGGCGCGCCTGCGCTTCGACCTGACGCTCGCGCTCACCGTGCAGGAGGAGATCGGCATGGTGGGCGTCGCGAGTGTCGCCCGCGGCGGGCGGGAGTACGACGTGGGCTTCATCATCGACAACGGCTTGGCGGGCGACATCCCCACCGTGAGCGACTTGCACGTGCCGGTGCGGCTGGGCGGCGGCCCCGCGCTGGTGCACCGCGACACCTCCGCGCACTACTCGCGGCGCCTGGCGGAGGAGCTTCGCGCGGTGGCCGGGCGCGAGGGCATCCCCGTGCAGGACGCGGTGCTGTACCACTACTCTTCGGACGGGGCGCAGCTCATACGGCAGGGGATGGAGACGCTGCTCGTCGCTCCTCCCATCCGCTACTCGCACTCGCCCTTCGAGGCGGTGGACCCGGCCGACGTGGAAGCCACCGCGCGCCTCTTCGCCGCCTAC
It includes:
- a CDS encoding M20/M25/M40 family metallo-hydrolase, which translates into the protein MTDGSMGELLRTLCDLPGPTGQEEAVTDWVARDWEGRGEITRTPVGNLLLHLPGPGPRVLMAAHADELSLIVRSITPEGFLHVLPGERDHFAGPAFLGAPLRILADGGPVPGVFATTTGHALTAEQKEKNRLSWDDVFVDCGMTAPEVAAAGIRIGTRMVWDPGTRKVGRLLMGKAMDDRLGVAVLVEVARRVDPARLRFDLTLALTVQEEIGMVGVASVARGGREYDVGFIIDNGLAGDIPTVSDLHVPVRLGGGPALVHRDTSAHYSRRLAEELRAVAGREGIPVQDAVLYHYSSDGAQLIRQGMETLLVAPPIRYSHSPFEAVDPADVEATARLFAAYLTDGGAGTA